A genomic stretch from Lathyrus oleraceus cultivar Zhongwan6 chromosome 2, CAAS_Psat_ZW6_1.0, whole genome shotgun sequence includes:
- the LOC127119622 gene encoding clp protease adapter protein ClpF, chloroplastic isoform X2, with protein sequence MVQGVSLSTLATCGKSRIYGSSPFEPFKRSHVASAAGKHLIWNKCVQSLVFIGYPFVSRRRSGFKVEAGWMFRGGGEQGLDASVEQSESANEDILMFFFQLDLATRVQCALNMEEYDIAQQLRNKLTEVEEEVIKQQQSKRGLSSKSDAQDKGLSIIRLRSDLQSAIENEDYALAAKLRDEISKLEAESLAVSAKALAHENAQYVFRLGQKVKHKIFGYRAIIVGMDPVCSESNSWMENAQVKKLSRGSTQPFYQVLVDVRAEPDLLVAYVAEENLLIPDKPDKGRFDHPYMSFLFYGMDSAGDFIPIKQLREKYNKPRHEIPFDEDGQKA encoded by the exons ATGGTGCAGGGTGTGTCATTGAGCACTCTAGCAACATGTGGAAAGAGCAGAATCTATGGTTCTTCACCTTTTGAGCCATTTAAAAGATCGCATGTTGCGTCTGCAGCTGGAAAACACTTGATTTGGAACAAGTGTGTGCAGAGCTTAGTCTTCATTGGGTACCCTTTTGTGTCGAGACGAAGAAGTGGTTTTAAGGTTGAAGCGGGTTGGATGTTTAGAGGAGGAGGAGAACAAGGGTTGGATGCAAGTGTAGAGCAGAGTGAAAGTGCTAATGAGGATATCTTGATGTTCTTCTTTCAGCTGGATTTAGCTACTAGAGTGCAG TGTGCTTTAAACATGGAAGAGTATGACATTGCACAGCAGCTGCGAAACAAACTTACTGAG GTTGAAGAAGAGGTAATTAAGCAACAACAGTCAAAAAGGGGATTGTCTTCAAAAAGTGATGCACAAGATAAAGGTCTAAGTATTATACGTCTTCG TTCAGACCTTCAGAGTGCTATTGAGAATGAGGATTATGCCTTGGCTGCTAAATTACGTGATGAAATTTCCAAACTCGAAGCAGAGTCTCTGGCTGTGTCAGCTAAAGCCTTAGCACATGAAAATGCACAATATGTGTTTCGATTGGGGCAGAAAGTAAAGCATAAAATATTTG GCTATAGAGCTATAATTGTAGGAATGGATCCAGTATGCAGTGAATCAAATTCATGGATGGAAAATGCACAAGTTAAAAAGTTGTCTCGTGGTTCCACTCAACCATTTTATCAG GTACTTGTTGACGTACGTGCTGAACCAGATCTACTGGTGGCGTATG TTGCAGAGGAGAATCTTTTAATACCTGACAAACCAGACAAA GGAAGATTTGATCACCCCTACATGTCTTTTCTGTTCTATGGAATGGATTCAGCTGGAGATTTCATCCCTATAAAGCAACTGCGGGAGAAGTACAACAAACCACGCCACGAAATACCCTTTGATGAAGATGGACAGAAAGCTTAA
- the LOC127119622 gene encoding clp protease adapter protein ClpF, chloroplastic isoform X3: MVQGVSLSTLATCGKSRIYGSSPFEPFKRSHVASAAGKHLIWNKCVQSLVFIGYPFVSRRRSGFKVEAGWMFRGGGEQGLDASVEQSESANEDILMFFFQLDLATRVQVEEEVIKQQQSKRGLSSKSDAQDKGLSIIRLRSDLQSAIENEDYALAAKLRDEISKLEAESLAVSAKALAHENAQYVFRLGQKVKHKIFGYRAIIVGMDPVCSESNSWMENAQVKKLSRGSTQPFYQVLVDVRAEPDLLVAYVAEENLLIPDKPDKGRFDHPYMSFLFYGMDSAGDFIPIKQLREKYNKPRHEIPFDEDGQKA, translated from the exons ATGGTGCAGGGTGTGTCATTGAGCACTCTAGCAACATGTGGAAAGAGCAGAATCTATGGTTCTTCACCTTTTGAGCCATTTAAAAGATCGCATGTTGCGTCTGCAGCTGGAAAACACTTGATTTGGAACAAGTGTGTGCAGAGCTTAGTCTTCATTGGGTACCCTTTTGTGTCGAGACGAAGAAGTGGTTTTAAGGTTGAAGCGGGTTGGATGTTTAGAGGAGGAGGAGAACAAGGGTTGGATGCAAGTGTAGAGCAGAGTGAAAGTGCTAATGAGGATATCTTGATGTTCTTCTTTCAGCTGGATTTAGCTACTAGAGTGCAG GTTGAAGAAGAGGTAATTAAGCAACAACAGTCAAAAAGGGGATTGTCTTCAAAAAGTGATGCACAAGATAAAGGTCTAAGTATTATACGTCTTCG TTCAGACCTTCAGAGTGCTATTGAGAATGAGGATTATGCCTTGGCTGCTAAATTACGTGATGAAATTTCCAAACTCGAAGCAGAGTCTCTGGCTGTGTCAGCTAAAGCCTTAGCACATGAAAATGCACAATATGTGTTTCGATTGGGGCAGAAAGTAAAGCATAAAATATTTG GCTATAGAGCTATAATTGTAGGAATGGATCCAGTATGCAGTGAATCAAATTCATGGATGGAAAATGCACAAGTTAAAAAGTTGTCTCGTGGTTCCACTCAACCATTTTATCAG GTACTTGTTGACGTACGTGCTGAACCAGATCTACTGGTGGCGTATG TTGCAGAGGAGAATCTTTTAATACCTGACAAACCAGACAAA GGAAGATTTGATCACCCCTACATGTCTTTTCTGTTCTATGGAATGGATTCAGCTGGAGATTTCATCCCTATAAAGCAACTGCGGGAGAAGTACAACAAACCACGCCACGAAATACCCTTTGATGAAGATGGACAGAAAGCTTAA
- the LOC127119622 gene encoding clp protease adapter protein ClpF, chloroplastic isoform X1: MVQGVSLSTLATCGKSRIYGSSPFEPFKRSHVASAAGKHLIWNKCVQSLVFIGYPFVSRRRSGFKVEAGWMFRGGGEQGLDASVEQSESANEDILMFFFQLDLATRVQCALNMEEYDIAQQLRNKLTEVRLVEEEVIKQQQSKRGLSSKSDAQDKGLSIIRLRSDLQSAIENEDYALAAKLRDEISKLEAESLAVSAKALAHENAQYVFRLGQKVKHKIFGYRAIIVGMDPVCSESNSWMENAQVKKLSRGSTQPFYQVLVDVRAEPDLLVAYVAEENLLIPDKPDKGRFDHPYMSFLFYGMDSAGDFIPIKQLREKYNKPRHEIPFDEDGQKA, from the exons ATGGTGCAGGGTGTGTCATTGAGCACTCTAGCAACATGTGGAAAGAGCAGAATCTATGGTTCTTCACCTTTTGAGCCATTTAAAAGATCGCATGTTGCGTCTGCAGCTGGAAAACACTTGATTTGGAACAAGTGTGTGCAGAGCTTAGTCTTCATTGGGTACCCTTTTGTGTCGAGACGAAGAAGTGGTTTTAAGGTTGAAGCGGGTTGGATGTTTAGAGGAGGAGGAGAACAAGGGTTGGATGCAAGTGTAGAGCAGAGTGAAAGTGCTAATGAGGATATCTTGATGTTCTTCTTTCAGCTGGATTTAGCTACTAGAGTGCAG TGTGCTTTAAACATGGAAGAGTATGACATTGCACAGCAGCTGCGAAACAAACTTACTGAGGTTAGATTA GTTGAAGAAGAGGTAATTAAGCAACAACAGTCAAAAAGGGGATTGTCTTCAAAAAGTGATGCACAAGATAAAGGTCTAAGTATTATACGTCTTCG TTCAGACCTTCAGAGTGCTATTGAGAATGAGGATTATGCCTTGGCTGCTAAATTACGTGATGAAATTTCCAAACTCGAAGCAGAGTCTCTGGCTGTGTCAGCTAAAGCCTTAGCACATGAAAATGCACAATATGTGTTTCGATTGGGGCAGAAAGTAAAGCATAAAATATTTG GCTATAGAGCTATAATTGTAGGAATGGATCCAGTATGCAGTGAATCAAATTCATGGATGGAAAATGCACAAGTTAAAAAGTTGTCTCGTGGTTCCACTCAACCATTTTATCAG GTACTTGTTGACGTACGTGCTGAACCAGATCTACTGGTGGCGTATG TTGCAGAGGAGAATCTTTTAATACCTGACAAACCAGACAAA GGAAGATTTGATCACCCCTACATGTCTTTTCTGTTCTATGGAATGGATTCAGCTGGAGATTTCATCCCTATAAAGCAACTGCGGGAGAAGTACAACAAACCACGCCACGAAATACCCTTTGATGAAGATGGACAGAAAGCTTAA
- the LOC127119622 gene encoding clp protease adapter protein ClpF, chloroplastic isoform X4, protein MVQGVSLSTLATCGKSRIYGSSPFEPFKRSHVASAAGKHLIWNKCVQSLVFIGYPFVSRRRSGFKVEAGWMFRGGGEQGLDASVEQSESANEDILMFFFQLDLATRVQCALNMEEYDIAQQLRNKLTEVRLVEEEVIKQQQSKRGLSSKSDAQDKGLSIIRLRSDLQSAIENEDYALAAKLRDEISKLEAESLAVSAKALAHENAQYVFRLGQKVKHKIFGYRAIIVGMDPVCSESNSWMENAQVKKLSRGSTQPFYQVLVDVRAEPDLLVAYGKTGIIVIHKHLVTLTYNFFSLQRRIF, encoded by the exons ATGGTGCAGGGTGTGTCATTGAGCACTCTAGCAACATGTGGAAAGAGCAGAATCTATGGTTCTTCACCTTTTGAGCCATTTAAAAGATCGCATGTTGCGTCTGCAGCTGGAAAACACTTGATTTGGAACAAGTGTGTGCAGAGCTTAGTCTTCATTGGGTACCCTTTTGTGTCGAGACGAAGAAGTGGTTTTAAGGTTGAAGCGGGTTGGATGTTTAGAGGAGGAGGAGAACAAGGGTTGGATGCAAGTGTAGAGCAGAGTGAAAGTGCTAATGAGGATATCTTGATGTTCTTCTTTCAGCTGGATTTAGCTACTAGAGTGCAG TGTGCTTTAAACATGGAAGAGTATGACATTGCACAGCAGCTGCGAAACAAACTTACTGAGGTTAGATTA GTTGAAGAAGAGGTAATTAAGCAACAACAGTCAAAAAGGGGATTGTCTTCAAAAAGTGATGCACAAGATAAAGGTCTAAGTATTATACGTCTTCG TTCAGACCTTCAGAGTGCTATTGAGAATGAGGATTATGCCTTGGCTGCTAAATTACGTGATGAAATTTCCAAACTCGAAGCAGAGTCTCTGGCTGTGTCAGCTAAAGCCTTAGCACATGAAAATGCACAATATGTGTTTCGATTGGGGCAGAAAGTAAAGCATAAAATATTTG GCTATAGAGCTATAATTGTAGGAATGGATCCAGTATGCAGTGAATCAAATTCATGGATGGAAAATGCACAAGTTAAAAAGTTGTCTCGTGGTTCCACTCAACCATTTTATCAG GTACTTGTTGACGTACGTGCTGAACCAGATCTACTGGTGGCGTATGGTAAAACTGGAATTATCGTCATTCACAAACATCTTGTTACTCTCACCTACAATTTCTTTTCA TTGCAGAGGAGAATCTTTTAA
- the LOC127119624 gene encoding acidic endochitinase, with the protein MAKLANSVSFFSMILLALTYGSNAGSIAIYWGQNGNEGTLAQTCATGNYEFVILAFLPSFGNGQKPMINLAGHCDPYSNACTKLTPDIKSCQAKGIKVLLSIGGGAGSYSLASSQDAKQVATYLWNNFLGGQSPSRPLGPAVLDGIDFDIEGGTNLYWDDLARYLKGYGKNVYLTAAPQCPFPDAWIGNALKTGLFDCVWVQFYNNPPCQYSGGAISNLEDAWKQWISDIPAKKIFLGLPASPEAAGSGFISATDLTSKVLPAIKDSSKYGGVMLWSRYYDTQSGYSSSIKNHV; encoded by the coding sequence ATGGCTAAGTTGGCTAACTCAGTTTCATTCTTCTCTATGATACTATTAGCATTAACATATGGTTCTAATGCTGGGAGCATAGCAATCTACTGGGGTCAAAATGGTAATGAAGGCACCCTTGCACAAACATGCGCCACAGGAAACTATGAGTTTGTCATCTTAGCCTTTCTTCCATCCTTTGGAAATGGCCAAAAACCAATGATAAACCTAGCCGGACACTGTGATCCATACAGTAACGCTTGCACAAAGTTAACCCCTGACATTAAATCTTGTCAAGCCAAAGGGATCAAGGTCTTGCTCTCAATCGGAGGAGGCGCCGGTAGTTACTCACTCGCATCCTCTCAGGACGCAAAACAAGTAGCAACTTACCTTTGGAACAACTTCTTAGGAGGACAGTCTCCGTCTCGTCCTCTCGGCCCCGCCGTTCTTGATGGCATCGATTTCGACATCGAAGGAGGAACAAACCTGTACTGGGATGATCTTGCAAGGTACCTTAAAGGATACGGCAAAAATGTGTACTTGACAGCAGCTCCTCAATGCCCTTTTCCTGATGCTTGGATAGGAAATGCCCTAAAAACAGGTCTTTTCGATTGTGTTTGGGTTCAATTCTACAACAACCCTCCTTGTCAATATAGTGGAGGTGCAATTAGCAACCTTGAAGATGCATGGAAACAATGGATATCTGATATTCCAGCAAAGAAGATCTTCTTGGGGCTGCCTGCTTCTCCTGAGGCAGCAGGTAGTGGATTCATATCTGCAACTGATCTTACTTCTAAAGTGCTTCCAGCAATTAAGGATTCTTCAAAATATGGAGGTGTTATGCTTTGGTCTAGGTACTATGATACTCAGAGTGGATACAGTTCTTCCATCAAGAATCATGTCTAA